From a region of the Methanoculleus receptaculi genome:
- a CDS encoding AIR synthase-related protein: protein MDAEEIARRHLADGIPDDEIVRLLSREVISIKRNRVTPEYTEAFARAVVTEVRNSTGLSGDLFTFEPSGSTMGEFGVGSRGAGDFFAHRQIARIIGRPDVAVGVEEMDDAGAVSAGGDYIVVTVDGMHSRLSDFPFLAGFHVTRATLRDVYVMGAKPVALLSDIHVADDGDVAKVFDYTAGVTAVGEAMGVPLVTGSTLRIGGDMVLGSRMTGCVGAVGVTSHLTAREEIAPGDVLLMTEGAGGGTIATAAIYSGFPEVVEETINLHFLRACEALIGSDALAGVHAMTDVTNGGLRGDAYEMAETAGCRIVVVEDELRSLVRPNVLAMLDALEIDYLGVSLDSLLVVAPPENAAEIKQVVGSAGVAMKEIGFVEEGAAESVLMVNGRIRDFSPKFRESAYTPVKKVVDAEKRDFEEMKAGVRRAADAAIAKKERMLARLRSS from the coding sequence ATGGATGCAGAAGAGATCGCCCGCCGGCACCTCGCCGACGGCATCCCTGATGACGAGATCGTGCGCCTCCTCTCCCGGGAGGTCATATCGATCAAGCGAAACCGCGTCACCCCCGAATACACCGAAGCGTTCGCCAGGGCGGTCGTCACAGAGGTCCGGAACTCGACCGGGCTCTCCGGCGACCTCTTCACATTCGAGCCCTCCGGGTCGACGATGGGCGAGTTCGGTGTCGGTTCACGCGGAGCCGGGGACTTCTTCGCCCACCGGCAGATTGCACGGATCATCGGCCGACCCGATGTCGCCGTCGGGGTCGAGGAGATGGACGATGCCGGGGCGGTGAGCGCCGGCGGCGATTACATCGTCGTCACCGTCGACGGGATGCACTCCCGGCTCTCAGACTTCCCATTCCTTGCCGGTTTCCACGTCACCCGGGCGACGCTGCGTGACGTCTATGTCATGGGCGCAAAACCCGTCGCCCTCCTCTCCGACATCCACGTCGCCGATGACGGCGATGTGGCCAAGGTATTCGACTACACCGCCGGCGTCACCGCTGTAGGCGAGGCGATGGGCGTCCCCCTGGTCACCGGTTCAACCTTGCGTATCGGCGGGGACATGGTCCTTGGTTCCCGGATGACCGGTTGCGTCGGCGCCGTCGGTGTCACCAGCCACCTCACCGCCCGCGAGGAGATCGCCCCCGGCGACGTCCTCCTGATGACCGAGGGCGCCGGCGGCGGGACGATCGCCACCGCCGCTATCTACTCCGGTTTCCCGGAGGTCGTCGAGGAGACGATCAACCTCCACTTCCTCAGGGCATGCGAGGCTCTGATTGGAAGCGACGCCCTCGCCGGTGTCCATGCCATGACCGACGTCACGAACGGCGGGCTCCGGGGCGACGCCTACGAGATGGCCGAGACCGCCGGCTGCCGGATCGTCGTCGTCGAGGACGAACTCCGCAGCCTTGTCCGGCCAAACGTCCTTGCCATGCTCGATGCCCTCGAGATCGATTACCTGGGCGTCTCCCTCGACTCCCTCCTGGTTGTCGCGCCGCCGGAGAACGCGGCGGAGATCAAGCAGGTCGTCGGGTCCGCGGGGGTCGCCATGAAAGAGATCGGCTTCGTCGAGGAAGGAGCCGCTGAATCGGTTCTCATGGTCAATGGCAGGATACGGGACTTCTCCCCGAAGTTCAGGGAGTCGGCCTACACCCCTGTGAAAAAAGTGGTG
- a CDS encoding zinc ribbon domain-containing protein — translation MPNFCPECGNELISKNAEICPNCGVRLRGSGKSPGIAALCSFIFPGLGQVYNGDIGRGFLILLGTIVGSLFFVIPGLVVFIYGIYDAYATAKRMNTGEIPYREANALHMVLFVVLWFVGIAALFVMSAIIAAFVFGMAGAY, via the coding sequence GTGCCAAACTTCTGCCCCGAATGCGGAAACGAACTGATCAGCAAAAACGCGGAGATCTGCCCGAACTGCGGGGTCAGACTCAGAGGCTCCGGGAAGAGCCCGGGTATCGCGGCGCTCTGCTCCTTCATCTTTCCGGGTCTCGGCCAGGTCTACAACGGGGATATCGGCCGGGGATTTCTCATCCTCCTCGGGACGATTGTAGGTTCCCTCTTCTTCGTCATCCCCGGCCTGGTCGTCTTCATCTACGGCATCTACGATGCCTATGCAACAGCAAAACGGATGAACACCGGGGAGATCCCGTACCGCGAGGCAAACGCCCTGCATATGGTTCTCTTCGTCGTGCTCTGGTTCGTCGGTATTGCCGCGCTCTTCGTCATGTCCGCCATCATCGCGGCGTTCGTATTTGGGATGGCCGGGGCATACTGA
- a CDS encoding type IV pilin N-terminal domain-containing protein: MMKFRENEDAVSPVIGVILMVAITVILAAVIAAFVFGMAGNIQTTKNVAATATQQGNDIIVTYQGGADSNSVAYLRIDVSRNAPMYYYWRGETGGTLTSTAGVPDESEWVAGKIPVGSYWTFTGTAERDHVVVAAHFSDGSDQVVLDTFV, encoded by the coding sequence ATGATGAAATTCAGAGAGAATGAAGATGCGGTATCGCCGGTCATAGGCGTTATCCTTATGGTCGCCATCACGGTGATCCTGGCCGCGGTGATAGCGGCGTTCGTATTCGGGATGGCGGGAAACATCCAGACCACAAAGAATGTTGCGGCTACGGCAACCCAGCAGGGTAATGATATCATCGTCACGTACCAGGGCGGTGCTGATTCGAACAGTGTTGCCTATCTCAGAATAGATGTATCTCGCAATGCACCAATGTATTACTATTGGAGGGGCGAAACAGGGGGCACATTGACATCTACAGCCGGTGTTCCCGACGAGTCTGAATGGGTTGCTGGCAAGATTCCGGTAGGATCATACTGGACATTTACCGGCACAGCCGAGAGAGACCACGTAGTCGTTGCGGCACACTTTTCGGATGGATCAGATCAGGTTGTACTGGACACATTCGTATAA
- a CDS encoding type IV pilin N-terminal domain-containing protein has product MTCLDGGDAVSEVLSTILMVVVVILLAAIVGSLVFGIWPPMEPSITMATATRSGENVTFMVHGGTDVDRVTNITCWIGGPGAGNEEFPLEAKVGYFEIRRLPEPTRIVIVGTYPDGNSMVLFDEVV; this is encoded by the coding sequence ATGACTTGCCTGGATGGCGGGGATGCGGTCTCGGAGGTCTTGAGCACAATCCTGATGGTGGTGGTCGTGATCCTGCTTGCGGCGATAGTGGGGTCGCTGGTCTTCGGGATATGGCCGCCGATGGAGCCGTCGATAACGATGGCGACGGCGACCCGGTCGGGGGAGAACGTAACGTTCATGGTTCACGGCGGGACGGACGTTGACCGGGTCACAAACATCACGTGCTGGATAGGCGGCCCCGGGGCAGGGAACGAGGAGTTTCCGCTGGAGGCGAAGGTGGGGTATTTCGAGATCCGGCGTCTGCCGGAACCGACCCGGATCGTGATCGTGGGGACGTATCCTGACGGCAACTCGATGGTCCTCTTTGATGAGGTGGTCTGA
- the thiD gene encoding bifunctional hydroxymethylpyrimidine kinase/phosphomethylpyrimidine kinase, whose translation MTAGRMVAACTIAGSDSGGGAGIQADLKTFVELGVFGLTVVTAVTAQNTREVRAAWPLPPEAVRTQIETVAEGFAIGAWKTGMLGNAATVRAVAESLPEGAISVIDPVMVSTSGHRLLEEDAISDLVEVLMPRASVVTPNIPEAEVLAGMRIEGVEGMAAAGWRILDLGAGAVVVKGGHLPGGEAVDILVEREGEMKVSGERYHYAVHGSGCCFSAALTACLARGMALRESFCAAREFIDTAIREAVGDAGEVRVVNPGGRFIYRR comes from the coding sequence ATGACGGCTGGAAGGATGGTCGCCGCCTGCACCATCGCCGGCTCCGACTCTGGGGGCGGGGCGGGTATCCAGGCGGACTTGAAGACGTTTGTGGAACTCGGGGTCTTCGGGCTGACGGTCGTCACGGCCGTGACCGCCCAGAACACGAGAGAGGTGCGGGCGGCCTGGCCGCTCCCGCCGGAGGCTGTTCGAACGCAGATTGAGACGGTCGCTGAGGGGTTTGCAATCGGCGCCTGGAAGACCGGGATGCTCGGGAACGCCGCAACCGTCCGGGCGGTCGCGGAGAGCCTGCCGGAGGGGGCAATCTCTGTGATAGACCCGGTGATGGTCTCGACATCGGGTCACAGGCTGCTCGAGGAGGATGCTATCAGCGACCTGGTGGAGGTCCTGATGCCGCGTGCAAGCGTCGTCACGCCGAACATCCCGGAGGCGGAGGTTCTTGCCGGGATGCGGATCGAGGGGGTGGAGGGTATGGCCGCGGCAGGCTGGCGGATCCTGGATCTCGGCGCCGGGGCGGTGGTGGTGAAGGGGGGGCACCTTCCCGGCGGTGAGGCGGTCGATATACTGGTCGAGCGTGAGGGGGAGATGAAAGTCTCGGGTGAGCGCTACCACTACGCGGTGCACGGCTCGGGGTGCTGTTTCTCCGCGGCGCTGACGGCATGCCTGGCGAGGGGGATGGCTCTGCGGGAGAGTTTCTGCGCAGCACGGGAGTTCATAGATACGGCAATCCGGGAGGCGGTGGGTGACGCCGGTGAGGTCAGGGTGGTCAATCCCGGTGGGAGGTTTATCTACCGTCGATGA
- a CDS encoding Lrp/AsnC family transcriptional regulator produces MDEIDDAILRELQKDGRKSMAELGSMLGIAPSTVFKRIEKLKKAGIIERFTIVINQKCFENTLIVFLNIRVQPEAKSDVEEFMRDIPAVLDLYEVLEPGDFFARVRVQNISELKRDILVPLSSHPGVRDIQTIISVRRIKEQT; encoded by the coding sequence ATGGATGAGATCGACGATGCGATTCTTCGCGAGCTCCAGAAAGACGGGAGGAAGTCCATGGCAGAACTTGGCTCAATGCTTGGAATCGCACCGTCGACGGTCTTTAAAAGGATCGAGAAACTTAAGAAAGCCGGCATCATCGAGCGGTTCACGATAGTCATCAACCAGAAATGCTTTGAGAATACACTGATAGTCTTTCTAAACATCAGGGTCCAGCCGGAAGCGAAGTCGGACGTTGAGGAGTTCATGCGGGATATCCCGGCCGTCCTTGACCTCTACGAGGTGCTTGAGCCCGGCGACTTCTTCGCCAGGGTGCGGGTGCAGAACATATCCGAGTTAAAGAGGGATATCCTGGTCCCGCTCTCCAGCCATCCGGGGGTGCGGGATATCCAGACTATAATCTCGGTGAGAAGGATAAAGGAGCAGACATGA